Proteins encoded together in one Mycolicibacter minnesotensis window:
- a CDS encoding Dyp-type peroxidase, which yields MPSVQPVTAPLTCAAIFLVATIDEGGESTVHDALPDLAGFARAIGFRDPTKRLSLVTSIGSDAWARLFSGARPALLHPFVALTGPRHTAPSTPGDLLFHIKGETMDVCFELAGRIVKAMAGAITVVDEVHGFRFFDNRDLLGFVDGTENPVDDEAVAATAIGDEDPDFAGGSYVHIQKYVHDMAAWEALPVTEQERVIGRTKADDIEFDDAVKPANSHIALNVITDADGNELDIVRHNMPFGTVGSGESGTYYIAYSRDPAITEQMLRNMFLGDPPGNTDRILDFSTALTGGLFFTPTAAFLDDPPPPAGASVPTPAEPVKSAAVQGSLHIGSLKGNSQ from the coding sequence GTGCCGTCCGTTCAGCCAGTGACCGCTCCCCTGACTTGTGCGGCCATCTTTCTGGTGGCCACCATCGACGAAGGTGGCGAGTCGACCGTGCATGACGCCCTGCCCGACCTGGCAGGTTTCGCTCGCGCTATCGGCTTCCGCGATCCGACCAAGCGGCTGTCCTTGGTGACCTCGATCGGGTCCGACGCCTGGGCTCGACTGTTCTCCGGGGCCCGGCCGGCACTCCTGCATCCGTTCGTCGCGCTCACCGGTCCGCGCCACACCGCCCCGTCCACACCGGGGGATCTGCTGTTTCACATCAAAGGCGAAACCATGGACGTCTGCTTCGAGCTGGCGGGACGGATCGTCAAGGCGATGGCGGGCGCGATCACCGTGGTCGACGAGGTGCACGGTTTTCGGTTCTTCGACAATCGCGACCTGCTCGGCTTCGTCGACGGCACCGAGAACCCGGTCGACGACGAAGCCGTAGCGGCTACCGCGATCGGTGACGAGGACCCGGACTTCGCCGGCGGCTCCTACGTGCACATTCAGAAGTACGTGCACGACATGGCCGCCTGGGAGGCCCTGCCGGTCACCGAGCAGGAACGGGTGATCGGGCGCACCAAGGCCGACGACATCGAGTTCGACGACGCGGTCAAGCCCGCCAACTCACACATCGCCCTAAACGTGATCACCGATGCCGACGGCAACGAGTTGGACATCGTGCGGCACAACATGCCTTTCGGGACAGTGGGTTCCGGCGAGTCAGGGACCTACTACATCGCCTACTCGCGGGACCCGGCGATCACCGAGCAGATGCTGCGCAACATGTTCCTAGGCGATCCACCGGGCAACACCGATCGCATCCTGGACTTCTCCACCGCACTCACCGGCGGGCTGTTCTTCACCCCCACCGCCGCCTTCCTCGACGATCCGCCGCCGCCTGCGGGCGCATCGGTTCCGACCCCCGCTGAGCCCGTGAAGTCCGCCGCCGTTCAAGGCTCACTGCACATCGGCAGCCTGAAAGGAAACTCGCAATGA
- a CDS encoding M18 family aminopeptidase, with product MAATATGLCEFIDASPSPFHVCATVADRLRAAGYTEVTETDRWPATPGRYFTVRAGSVIAWDGGGANPATPFRIIGAHTDSPNLRVKQHPAREVAGWQMVALAPYGGAWLNSWLDRDLGISGRLSVLDPSQGAGISHHLVRIDEPMLRVPQLAIHLADDRAAVKLDPQRHVNAVWGDGRSPDFLGYVAERAGVAPRDVLGFDLMTHDLVPSTVTGVGQQFLSAPRLDNQASCYAGLEALLAANPSPHLPVLVLFDHEEVGSTSDHGAQSDLLRGVLERITLAAGGDREDFLRRLTSSTLASADMAHATHPNYPDRHEPGHQIAVNGGPVLKVQPNLRYATDGRTAATFALACETAGVALQRYEHRADLPCGSTIGPMSAASTGIPTVDVGAPQLAMHSARELMGARDVASYAAALTAFLAPD from the coding sequence ATGGCCGCCACCGCAACCGGATTGTGCGAGTTCATCGATGCCTCACCGTCGCCGTTCCATGTCTGCGCGACCGTGGCCGACCGGCTGCGAGCCGCGGGCTACACCGAGGTGACCGAGACCGATCGCTGGCCGGCGACGCCCGGTAGGTACTTCACCGTCCGGGCCGGTTCGGTGATTGCCTGGGATGGTGGCGGGGCGAACCCGGCCACCCCCTTCCGGATCATCGGCGCGCATACCGACAGCCCGAACCTGCGGGTCAAGCAACACCCCGCCCGCGAGGTCGCCGGCTGGCAGATGGTGGCCTTGGCGCCCTACGGCGGTGCCTGGCTTAACTCCTGGCTGGACCGCGACCTGGGCATCAGCGGCCGACTGTCGGTGCTCGACCCTTCTCAAGGCGCGGGAATCAGCCACCACTTGGTCCGTATCGACGAGCCGATGCTGCGGGTGCCGCAGCTGGCGATCCATCTGGCCGACGACCGCGCCGCTGTCAAACTGGATCCGCAGCGCCACGTCAACGCGGTCTGGGGCGATGGGCGGTCCCCGGATTTCCTGGGCTACGTCGCGGAACGCGCCGGCGTGGCACCCCGTGACGTGCTGGGCTTCGACCTGATGACTCACGACCTGGTGCCGTCGACGGTGACCGGTGTGGGTCAGCAGTTCCTCAGCGCGCCGCGGTTGGACAATCAGGCCAGCTGCTATGCCGGGCTGGAGGCTCTGCTCGCCGCCAACCCCAGTCCTCACCTGCCGGTGCTGGTGTTGTTCGACCACGAAGAGGTCGGGTCGACCTCGGATCATGGTGCCCAGTCGGATCTGTTGCGAGGTGTCCTGGAGCGGATCACCTTGGCCGCCGGTGGCGATCGGGAGGACTTCCTGCGGCGGCTGACCTCCTCCACGCTGGCCTCGGCGGACATGGCGCACGCCACCCACCCGAACTACCCGGATCGGCACGAACCGGGACACCAGATCGCGGTCAACGGCGGCCCGGTGCTCAAGGTGCAGCCCAACCTGCGCTACGCCACCGACGGTCGCACCGCCGCCACCTTCGCGCTGGCCTGCGAAACGGCGGGGGTGGCACTGCAGCGCTACGAACATCGGGCAGACCTGCCGTGCGGATCGACCATCGGCCCGATGAGCGCCGCGAGCACCGGTATTCCCACCGTTGACGTGGGCGCTCCGCAGCTGGCCATGCATTCCGCCAGGGAACTGATGGGTGCGCGCGACGTGGCCTCCT
- the purQ gene encoding phosphoribosylformylglycinamidine synthase subunit PurQ, with protein MSARVGVITFPGTLDDVDAARAVRLVGAEPVSLWHADADLKGVDAVVVPGGFSYGDYLRAGAIARFAPVMGEVVKAAGQGMPVLGICNGFQVLCEAGLLPGALTRNIGLHFVCRDVWLRVASTSTAWTSRFEDNADLLVPLKSGEGRYVASEAVLDELEGEGRVVFRYLDNINGSQRDIAGVSSANGRVVGLMPHPEHAIEALTGPSDDGLGLFYSALDAVLTA; from the coding sequence GTGAGCGCCCGCGTCGGCGTCATCACCTTTCCCGGCACTCTGGACGACGTCGATGCGGCCCGCGCGGTCCGGCTGGTCGGCGCCGAGCCGGTCAGCCTCTGGCACGCCGACGCCGACCTGAAAGGCGTCGACGCCGTGGTGGTGCCCGGCGGGTTCTCCTACGGTGACTACCTGCGTGCCGGCGCCATCGCCCGCTTCGCCCCCGTCATGGGCGAGGTCGTCAAGGCGGCCGGACAAGGCATGCCGGTGTTGGGTATCTGCAACGGCTTCCAGGTGCTGTGTGAAGCCGGACTGCTCCCGGGTGCGCTGACCCGCAACATCGGCCTGCACTTCGTGTGCCGCGACGTGTGGCTGCGGGTGGCGTCCACCTCCACGGCGTGGACCTCGCGGTTCGAGGACAACGCGGACCTGCTGGTGCCGCTGAAGTCTGGTGAGGGTCGCTACGTGGCCTCCGAAGCCGTGCTCGACGAGCTTGAGGGCGAGGGCCGGGTGGTGTTCCGCTACCTCGACAACATCAACGGCTCGCAGCGCGACATCGCCGGGGTGAGTTCGGCCAACGGCCGGGTGGTCGGGCTCATGCCGCATCCCGAGCATGCCATCGAGGCGTTGACCGGTCCCAGCGACGACGGTTTGGGGCTGTTCTACTCCGCGCTGGACGCGGTGCTGACGGCCTGA
- the purS gene encoding phosphoribosylformylglycinamidine synthase subunit PurS: MARVVVHVMPKAEILDPQGQAIVGALSRLGHAGVSDVRQGKRFELEVDDSVDDAALAEIAESLLANTVIEDFTVTRETT; encoded by the coding sequence GTGGCCCGGGTGGTTGTGCACGTGATGCCTAAAGCCGAGATCCTCGACCCGCAGGGGCAGGCGATCGTCGGTGCGCTTTCCCGGCTCGGACACGCCGGAGTGTCGGACGTGCGGCAGGGCAAGCGTTTCGAACTCGAGGTCGACGACTCTGTCGACGACGCCGCACTCGCCGAGATCGCCGAATCGCTGCTGGCCAACACCGTGATCGAGGACTTCACCGTCACCCGGGAGACCACGTGA
- a CDS encoding catalase family peroxidase, giving the protein MSDSVTPDQAMQVIRAAGGAQPGCRALHAKGTLYRGTFQATPDARTLSRAPHLDGSSVPTLIRFSNGSGNPAQRDGAPGVRGMAVKFTLPDGSTTDVSTQTARLFVSSTPDGFIDLLRATRPGLTAPLRLAGHLLTHPRLLGALPVLRAANRIPASYATVEYHGLHAFRWVAADGSARYVRYHLTPAAGEQFLSTSAGAARGADFLTAELNDRLANGPVRFDFRVQIAGPSDSTVDPSMPWASSDYATVGTIAVTGLDTERERGDDIVVFDPMRVTEGIEPSADPVLKFRSQAYSASVKLRTGVDRGAAAPPA; this is encoded by the coding sequence ATGAGCGACTCGGTCACGCCCGACCAAGCGATGCAGGTAATCCGGGCTGCGGGCGGCGCGCAGCCCGGCTGCCGCGCACTGCACGCTAAGGGGACGTTGTACCGAGGCACGTTCCAGGCGACGCCCGATGCGCGCACGCTGTCTCGCGCACCGCATCTCGACGGGTCTTCGGTCCCCACCCTGATCCGATTCTCGAATGGCTCGGGCAACCCGGCGCAACGAGACGGGGCGCCGGGGGTGCGCGGGATGGCGGTGAAGTTCACGCTGCCCGACGGATCGACCACCGATGTGTCCACCCAGACTGCGCGGTTGTTCGTCTCCAGTACCCCGGACGGTTTCATCGATCTGTTGCGGGCCACCCGGCCCGGTCTGACCGCCCCGCTTCGGTTGGCCGGGCATCTCCTCACCCACCCCCGTCTGCTCGGGGCCTTGCCGGTGCTGCGCGCCGCTAACCGGATCCCGGCAAGCTACGCCACGGTGGAGTATCACGGTTTGCACGCGTTTCGCTGGGTGGCGGCCGACGGCAGCGCCCGCTACGTGCGTTATCACCTGACCCCGGCCGCCGGAGAGCAGTTTCTGTCCACGTCGGCCGGGGCAGCCCGTGGCGCTGACTTTCTCACCGCGGAGCTGAACGATCGGCTGGCGAACGGGCCGGTGCGATTCGATTTCCGGGTGCAGATCGCCGGGCCGAGCGACTCGACGGTAGATCCGTCGATGCCTTGGGCGAGCAGCGACTACGCCACGGTGGGCACCATAGCCGTCACCGGACTCGACACCGAACGTGAGCGCGGCGACGACATCGTGGTGTTCGACCCGATGCGGGTCACCGAGGGCATCGAGCCTTCCGCCGATCCGGTGCTCAAGTTTCGAAGCCAAGCCTATTCAGCGTCGGTCAAGCTGCGCACCGGTGTGGATCGCGGCGCTGCGGCACCACCGGCCTGA
- a CDS encoding cupin domain-containing protein produces the protein MPINRRKVLGGASLAGAAAMTGAGVDRVIATGTPSFRTGKEESMTDDAARFGNPRIPSETITTQSHLFRLGEQASNNYDGGSFKQASEDNFPILKGQEASIVLLTLEPGGIREPHWHPSAWELNIVIKGTAAWLVIDGNGNDESFDQHVNDVVFAPQGSFHYFENRGTEDLTILIIQNTSAPESKDNIGIGESLSKLPPRVLSAVFGVPAETFKSFKKIDNTITILRAP, from the coding sequence ATGCCAATCAATCGACGCAAGGTCTTGGGCGGAGCAAGCCTGGCCGGCGCCGCAGCCATGACCGGCGCCGGTGTCGACCGCGTTATCGCCACCGGAACTCCGAGTTTCCGCACAGGTAAGGAAGAGTCCATGACCGATGATGCGGCCCGCTTTGGCAATCCCCGCATTCCGTCGGAGACCATCACGACTCAGTCGCACCTGTTTCGACTGGGCGAGCAAGCCAGCAACAACTATGACGGCGGCTCATTCAAGCAGGCCAGCGAGGACAACTTCCCGATCCTCAAGGGCCAAGAGGCCAGCATCGTGCTGCTGACGCTGGAGCCCGGAGGGATTCGCGAGCCGCACTGGCATCCCAGCGCGTGGGAGCTCAACATCGTCATCAAGGGCACCGCGGCCTGGCTCGTCATCGACGGAAACGGCAATGACGAGAGCTTTGATCAGCACGTCAACGACGTGGTGTTTGCACCCCAGGGATCGTTTCACTACTTCGAGAACCGGGGCACCGAAGACTTGACGATCCTGATCATTCAGAACACCAGTGCGCCGGAATCCAAGGACAACATCGGTATCGGCGAGTCCCTGAGCAAGCTGCCGCCGCGGGTGTTGTCGGCGGTGTTCGGCGTTCCCGCCGAGACATTCAAGTCCTTCAAGAAGATCGACAACACGATCACCATCCTGCGCGCGCCGTAG
- a CDS encoding family 1 encapsulin nanocompartment shell protein, which produces MNNLYRDLAPVTEAAWADIEQEATRTFKRHIAGRRVVDVSEPAGPTAAAVGTGRLTGIGAPGDGVEAHLRDSKPLVRLRVPFTLSRAEIDDVERGSQDPDWDPVKAAAKKLAFAEDRIIFGGYPAASVEGIRSASSNAALPLPEDPRGIPDVISQALSALRLAGVDGPYSVLLSADAYTKVAETSDHGYPILEHLNRLVDGDIIWAPAIDGAFVLTTRGGDFDLRLGTDVAIGYLSHDAENVQLYLQETLTFLCYTAEAAVALNP; this is translated from the coding sequence ATGAACAACCTGTATCGCGATCTGGCCCCGGTCACCGAAGCCGCCTGGGCCGACATCGAACAGGAGGCGACCCGAACCTTCAAGCGGCACATTGCCGGACGTCGTGTGGTCGATGTGAGCGAACCGGCCGGGCCGACTGCCGCCGCGGTGGGCACCGGACGGCTGACCGGCATCGGCGCCCCGGGCGACGGCGTCGAGGCGCATCTGCGCGACAGCAAACCGCTTGTGCGCCTGCGGGTTCCGTTCACCTTGTCCCGCGCCGAGATCGACGATGTCGAGCGGGGCTCACAAGATCCCGACTGGGACCCGGTAAAGGCCGCGGCCAAGAAGCTGGCGTTCGCCGAAGACCGGATCATCTTCGGCGGGTACCCGGCCGCCTCGGTTGAGGGCATCCGCAGCGCCAGCTCGAACGCGGCACTGCCGTTGCCGGAAGACCCGCGCGGCATCCCGGACGTGATCAGTCAGGCCCTGTCGGCGTTACGCCTGGCCGGCGTGGACGGGCCGTACTCGGTGTTGCTCTCGGCCGACGCCTACACCAAGGTCGCCGAGACCTCCGATCACGGCTATCCGATCCTGGAGCACCTGAACCGTCTGGTCGACGGGGACATCATCTGGGCCCCGGCGATCGACGGCGCGTTTGTGCTGACCACCCGAGGCGGCGACTTCGACCTGCGGCTGGGCACCGACGTGGCGATCGGCTATCTGTCCCACGATGCCGAGAACGTGCAGCTCTACCTACAGGAGACGCTGACCTTCCTGTGCTACACCGCCGAGGCAGCGGTGGCCCTGAACCCCTAG
- a CDS encoding MBL fold metallo-hydrolase produces MQLTHFGHSCLLADFGGTTVLFDPGNFSHGFEGITGLAAILVTHQHPDHADTARLPALIDANPGAALYADPQTAAQLGPPWRAVQVGDAFDVGPLRVRGVGGQHAVIHPELPMIDNISYLVGDAGHPARLMHPGDALYVPGEPVDVLATPAAAPWMKISEAVDYLRAVAPRAAVPIHQGIIASEARGIYHGRLAEMGHADFQVLPQESAVSM; encoded by the coding sequence ATGCAACTGACCCATTTCGGCCATTCCTGCCTGCTCGCCGATTTCGGCGGGACCACGGTGCTGTTCGACCCCGGCAACTTCTCCCACGGTTTCGAAGGCATCACCGGGCTGGCGGCCATTCTGGTCACCCATCAGCACCCCGACCACGCCGACACCGCGAGGCTTCCGGCCCTGATCGACGCCAATCCCGGTGCTGCGCTCTACGCCGACCCGCAGACCGCTGCGCAGCTCGGACCACCCTGGCGGGCGGTGCAGGTCGGTGATGCCTTTGACGTCGGTCCGTTGCGGGTGCGCGGGGTAGGCGGGCAGCACGCGGTGATCCATCCGGAGCTGCCGATGATCGACAACATCTCCTACCTGGTGGGCGACGCCGGGCACCCGGCCCGGCTGATGCATCCCGGTGACGCGCTGTACGTGCCCGGCGAACCGGTGGACGTGCTTGCCACCCCCGCGGCGGCGCCGTGGATGAAGATCTCCGAGGCAGTCGACTACCTGCGGGCGGTGGCGCCGCGCGCCGCGGTGCCGATCCATCAGGGCATCATCGCCAGCGAAGCCCGCGGGATCTATCACGGCCGGCTGGCCGAGATGGGGCACGCCGACTTTCAGGTGCTGCCCCAGGAGAGCGCCGTCTCGATGTGA